The genomic interval TGGAATTTCGCTTGCTGAACGCAGAACAAATCATTACATTAGCAACTAATCACCCATAGGTCTTTGTGTGCTGTAACACGCTTACAAATACAAGACGAGTACAAATTATTGGGCTAACTTTGCAGGACACAGCTGATAATGTCCTTAACCTTTAATACTAACAATAACGATCCCATGAACGTTCCAAACAggtttcaaatttgaaatttttatccatgaTATGTTCAGAGATCAGAGAAAGGCAAGGTACTGATTGAAGGGCTTGCTACAAGTTGAGCATGCCTCCGCTGTTTGACTGGTGGCATTTGGGTGCcatcaaaaaaataagtagCGCCCGGCATGTGGCTGTGATGACTTAACCTAGTctgttataaatatttgaaaaattatttagagCTTGGTTTTTCCCGCAGGGAGCCAGGAATGATACAGTTCTGAAATATAGCCAGGTAACAAATATATAGGTCCCCAATTGGTGTGAACAACGGGTGGGAATATGGAAGCGCGAAATACGGCTGGATCGACAAGAACCGTCTCCAATGTTGGTGGTGATAAAAATCCATACGCTTATCTTGATCGGGCTGATTTTACATCGGAAAAATTTAAGATCGAAGTACGAGGTCTCCCAAAGTATTATGGAATAAGTGAGCTGAAGAGattatttgttgaaaaattgaatttgaaattgagtaAAGTGAAGCCGCCAAGGAAAGGTAGTGGTTGGGTGTACGTCTGTTTCCGCACCGAGGAAGACCGTACAAGAGCTATTTCTGCCATCAACGGTATttcttggaaaaattcaactctcAGAGCTCAAGTAAGACATATTTCATTATTGAAACCGCCGAATTTATTTACTTctgtaaaattttgataactTACACACTCATAGGCTGCCAAACCTGCTCCTGATCCATTTATCAAGCGTAAATTAGAAAGATTAGAAGTAGACGGCGatgctaaaaaaaagaaagtccAGGAACTTGATCTCCCAATTCTACCagcagaaaaaattaaatccatTACAACTCCACTATGGGACATGCCTTATGATGATCAGGTGAATACTTGCTTTCCATATTACCATTCTGGTCAAGAACTCTGATAATTGTATGCCCTTTATCATCTGGAAACTGTTTATTATGTGAGGATGGTATGTGGTTCCCGTAGACAAAATTGTGTTCATATTCATTATAgctgaaattgaaagagaatgaCATCAAATCGATATTGATCAAGTTGGGGCAACAGATAgccaaagaaaataatgactTGGCTAAATGGATAGAGACACAGAAGAAAGTCCATGATGGCTTGTTATGTGATCTGCAGCCTATACTTCGAGCTGAGAGGATTAATGGCTACAGAAACAAGTGTGAGTTTACAATTGGTAAGAACTATGAGGAAACTCTTCAGCTGCTGCAACTTTGTGATAACTAGGTGATAACAATGATTCATTGGGTTCATTCCTCCTTTGCTCTACCAAACACAGGAAAATGTGAAACAAATGGCGCTGTCACTGTTGGATTTAGATTATCCAGCTATGCAGCTGGATGTACAGCTGTTGGCCCCATTGACGAACTCCAGCACATTCCACAAAGAATGATCGATGCTGTTAAGGTGTGTAGCAAATGATAGTGCACAGTGGCAAGTTGCAAATATATGGATGATTTGGATTAcaggtgtttgaaaaatttattcgacgatCAAATCTCGAAGTGTTTGACCCAGTAAATCAAAGTGGCTGCTGGAGACAAGTGATTGCTCGTACTTCACGATCTGACCAATTAATGTTGATTGTTGCGATTCACCCTCAAAATCAAACCGAAGAACAATTAAATGAGCTGAAAGCTAATATTAAAGATTTCTTTGAAAGTGATGAAGGCACACTGGCACGTGTCACTTCGCTTTACTTTCAAATAATCACAAGAAGGTTTGTTAAGAATCATTACAAGTTCCAGTGAATTGTTCTTCAGTAGCGCCTTTTTCGTCAATTACAAAGgctaattattttgtttgacAGGGATGTTGGTGGAGAAGGAGGCATGGTTTTAAATCATCTGAGTGGAACAGAATATATAGAAGAAACGCTGCTAGGCATGACGTTTAGAGTGTCTCCAAAAGCATTTTTCCAAGTAAATACATTGGGGGCTGAGGTTCTTTACAAAGCAGCTATCGATCTTGCCCAACCAACAATGGATACAACGGTTTTAGATATCTGTTGCGGTACAGGAACTATTGGAATTTCATTTGCTAAAGTTCGTATTCTTTGTGCTATCATTTTCAAAGGTACCTTATGTGACGCACTTATTTTCAATAACCGCAGTTATAATGTTAACAGTACTGTGGCGAAGTATTGGGGTTGGAGCTGATTGAAGAGGCTATAAAGGATGCCAAACAGAATGTTTTGACCAATGGCGTTAcaaattgtgaattttttgttggAAAAGCTGAAGATATTCTATCACCAGTTATTCAACGTGCAACCAAACCTGATCTTGTCGCGATTGTTGATCCACCTCGGGCTGGTTTGCGTGAGTCTCTTATCAACCTTCCAACATTAGTCTGGAagcgtgagatttttttcagcttcaATATTTTCTGTTCACAGATCAAAGAGCCTTGGTAACTTTGCGAAAGACTAAGAAATTGAACAAGTTAGTGTATATTTCATGCGACCCTAAGGCAGCGCTTAAGAATCTCGTTGATTTAGCCCGACCAACATCAAAGCAATATCAAGGAGACCCATTAGTACCAATTAAAGCAGTTCCAGTTGACATGTTTCCTTATACCAAGCATTGTGAACTTGTTATTTATATGGAAAGACTTTCTAAAGCAGGGGCAGCTGGTGACTCCTGAACACAGATCATATAATGAAATGatgaatatgataataaaacaaTTGGTATCCTATAATTGAagatttaaaatttattttatttatgggGAAGGAACTCCATACCTGGGCTCACAATTATGTTTGATGTTATTTCCCTAACATGCATCATGTTCAAAATGCCACTGAAAATCATACATATAGTATTATACATTCATCCCTTAAATGTAGTACCAGAACTAGGAATATATGTGGGACTGACAGGCGAAATCGTTTTAGTGGATGAGTCAAACTTGTTGAGAAGTTGCTCCAAAAGGaaaacttttctattttctaaagCAAGTATATCATCATGCATATTTTGCAGCATCTCCAACCGTCTTTCCTCATTGTCTCTGTattcatttaaaaattgagCAAACCAGGGCGGTGGTTCGTGGATTTGATCGATACCAGATTCTACAGTATCACCTTCATTGTATTCTTCATAAGTTGTCTCTACTGGACTCTCCTCATCATCTGTGTACTCTAGTACATTTGTTAGTCCACATGTTTTCTGCCCATCCAGAATGTGGGATGTCTCCCCCACATCGACAACTTCAACATGAACATTTTGCCCATCTATAAAATCAAAacagtttaatttattttgatcAGTGTTTTTTCCAGTCATGAGAGATGAATTAAATGACATTTACAAACCTGGTGTCTTGTATTTGTGGATGACTGGATGTTTCGATAAAGCAGGTAAAATATCACTTGTATTGTGTTCACTGACCACAGCATTTATGATCTTTGGATCTTTCCCAAACACTTCCTCCAATACATCGTAATAAGCCCATTTCCCATTATTCTTACGGCGCTGGCCAGTGTAAATGTctttaaaagttttttttaaatttctccaCTTTTTGTCACATGCATCATCAGTGACATTGGAGTAACCCTGAGCATGAAGACAGGCTGCAATATTCTTCCATACAAGCTTCTTTTTTACACTGGGATCTTTGAAACTTGGTTCAAATCGTTTGTATTCATGTATCAATGCCAGAGTCATTCGTCTCTCCCATATAAATTTATCTGAAAACAGACTTGTGGGTGAAAATGAAAGTGAGTTATGGAAATCTATAAAGATCGAAAATTTATGTCGATGTTTTTTTGCATTAGTAAGACGCCTTTGTCACAATGCCTTCGTGGAGAGCATCGGCACAGTACTGCTGATTGTTGTTGCAAACGATTCTGATTTCGAAACTTTGGTTGAGTGAACCGATCAACGTACTGCTTTTTGGAGCGCTTATAAAACGCACTGCCGAGCCGACAACCGCTCAAAACTGTTCGAAAATAAGattgttcatttattaattttcatacaatttttctcaccatTTGAATCAAATTCGTCGCCGTTTAAAAGAACAACCTTTTCATCATTCATTGTCAGCTACAATTTGTTGATTCTTAACTCTTAATTTTCAGGCTTTTTAGGTGTTTGCAACAATTTTGTGGACCCAAAAACAGGCAGCGCTAGGTGTGTCCCGCGCGAGTTTTCTGTTGTCCGTACAGCACTTTTGCAACGGCCGTACGGGAGCGTCGCATGTCCATGATGATCCTTTACGAACGGTGGCCTCTCTAGTGGCCTCCGACTCTGCCAGCGACGATTTTAAGCCAAGGGCCACGGCATATGTCACTTTTTCAGAGAATAAAAGCAAAATGGTAAAGTGGTGCGTTCATGACTTGGTGATATAGCCAACGACAGGGGGTTCGAgagtgaataaatattaattacagTAGTAATGTTTTTATCGCAACAACATTAGTGATCAGTGATGTGAAGGACGAGTTGTTATCCATCACAATAGTAACTAGTTATGATGGAACTTCGCGCTGAAAGTTCACTCGGTTTACAATTAAGTTCTGTCGGTATATGCGGCCATGTTTTCTTGTAGCAGAAATCTTCCCTATTAATAATTTGGAATTACGAATCTCGACTAAAGGAGCATACAGAATGCCGAAATGCGATGTGAAGACAAGATACCTGCCAGCCACGTTCGCGTGGACGCTTCTACTTAGTACCACGAcactgtttttttatttcccgtaAGTACACACCAATTCGTAAAGTACTGCCAAATTTCGCGTTCACATTATTATCTATTGTCTGGCCTAGACCTATGATACGTTCGTTAGATGAGGAAAATTAATCAACGTATTGTCACATTTTCTCAAGCCATTCAGGAGTTTTATCAATGAATCAGTCGGACAACCATCTTTCAATCTCCGTCATACTTGGTCCCATGaactattgtattttttttaattcccttCCAACATGACTTACTTCTTGGTCTTCTTTTGATTATCTCCTCTTTTACCAGCTGTTATTTCTCACATTTTCTATAACCATGCGCTTATACTATACAGTTGTATCAATGGATAGCCCTATTTAATACATAAACTCTGTCTGATTCCTAATTGAACCAACCTTTTCAGATGCCAGTATTACATATTTAGATATCCATGGGTACCCGCGCTTCAGGGAGTCATTACATTCTTTGTTTTGGCAAACTTTACACTGGCCACTTTCATGGATCCAGGTGTTATTCCCAAAGGTATGTGGCTCTTGGATGTAATGAAGGGACCTAATTAAAACATTACTTATTGCATTAAAACCCCAGATGAGATGAGAAATTGGTATGAATTACCACTGGGATATTGCCTCACAGCTGCTTTGCTGAGGAATATTCTATACAATACTTTACAGCAACAAATTACATTTCATCGTATATCCAGATTATTTTGTGTGAAGAACATCAAATACTGAATACATTAGACTTGTACATGGATGATATTGACTGTCAGTGATAAGTATAGTTATGATATGTTCCATTTCAGCACCACCGGATGAAGATAGAGAAGATGATTTACGGGCTCCTCtgtataaaaatgttgaaataaatgGAATAACCGTTCGTATGAAATGGTGCGTTACCTGCAAGTTCTATAGGCCTCCACGATGTTCACATTGCAGTGTTTGCAATCATTGTATCgaggtgaatatttttttcttaacggCAATATGTCTAGCGTTGAATTTAAGGCTATgcatgtaaatacatatatatgttccAGACATTCGACCACCATTGCCCATGGGTGAACAATTGTATTGGTAGAAGAAACTacagatttttcttctttttcctcatgTCGCTCAGCTTCCACATGCTCAGTATATTTGGACTCTGTCTGTACTTCGTTCTGAAGCACAAACAGAAGCTAGCTGAAGTTGACACGATTGTCGCGTATCCTTTTTTCCATCAgataaacaattattattaatgaatttcTTCAATATCTAGTCTGACATTATCTTGATCCTTTACTCCTTTACAACAGTATGGTTTTAATGGGTGTAGTAACACTACTCTTCATTCCTATATTCGGGTTGACAGGATTTCACATAGTCCTGGTTTCAAGAGGTCGCACGACAAATGAGCAAGTTACTGGAAAGTTTAAAGGAGGCTACAATCCATTTTCTCGAGGCTTTCTACACAATTGCTGCTACACTCAATTTGGTCCGCAGTATCCAAGGTGTGCAAATATGTTGATCATCATGCAGACATAGGTGCATATGTGTACACCTActtatataatatttcatgCTTTCAGTTTAATCAAGCCTGAAAAGTATTCAGGAAAACGACGCGGAGCATGCACTTCCGAGATATCTACTATAGGTAGTGAAAACCAGGTAAAAACCTACATGGATAGCAGCAACGGTGTTAGAAATGCCAGTTCAAATGCTTACAATAAGGTAAGAGCTAGTGCAACACTATTTATTGCCAATCTCCACATGAGGATTAGGTCATTGTGGTCCCtcattatatatttaatgtataaagtataaaattgCTCTTATGATCGAGATTTATCAACAAACTGCAGACTTGGTCAGTTGCTATTGAGTCTATAAAAATGTTCATTCCAGGAATTAAAGTTCCTCATCTACTTTGCCTCGTGCGCAGATTGGTGATtgcttatcattattaatgctCGATATAGTATCGCTAGTGACAGTCTAATGTGAACTATGACTGCCACATTAGTTCTTATTGTTGGATAGCGGAAACTACAGAGCTAAATTTATTACCACCTGGTGTAGATTTTGGATTGAGCCTTCGTTTAGCAGTTCTGGAATTTTTGCTCTAAAACTTCCCTGTTATTAGGCATTTCCAACGCCTGTAGGCATACGTCATTCCTTAAATTATACAGCGGTAACCGATTCCCGAAAAGTTTTGTAATCAGAAAAAGTGAAGAGCTTACTTTATCAGCATCTATCTCTTTTGCTTATCAGTCGTCTATCTTTAACCTTCATCACAGGCTTATTCTTTGATATGTATGCATGTCTGCCCTGCAACAAGTCTGCAGCTAGTTGGGATCTGCAGCTcaatatatttcaatatattATGTCAATATTTAATTCAGCAAAAcataatcgaaataaatgtTTCTGGCTTTGGCTATACAGGTGTCCCCCTGTAAGGTACTCTGCTCAGCTCACCATAAATTTCATAACTTCTTTTACTAAATCACTCGAATTCTTTCACTTATTTAGTAGGTTTTAGAGTAGTCATGACCGATATTAGTTTAAGAACATTACCCATGTTTAGAGCACTACTTCACAAGAGACGCCAACCTCAGAGGGTGATGGTTGAAACGGGTAATTAGCGTTCTCCCCGATTGCTGCTGATTcgtgttgaattattttccaaaattcacaTTCTGTCTGTCGACGTTCACATTGTGTCACAAAATGTCATTATGTCTAAAAATATACCACAATGCACCATACCCACCCAGGAGTAGGCAAGCCATACCATAGTAAGTTCCTACTACCCAGATCATCCGTAGTCAATATCCTAACGTTTTTACATTTACATTCATAGAAACTTAAGGAAATTGAGTATAGGAGAATCGTAGTATTCAACAATGTTAAACATATCAACTTGGACGAGATGTGAAATGATaaggaaaaattgtttccatcAACAATATCTAAAACAAATAATTGGTTAATGagacttcatttttcaactataGTTGTCCCCTGGTAGAGATGGCTCGGATACAGATATGGAACCAACAGCTTCACAATCGGCAGATTGTGAGCCAACTCCTCCGTTACAGAGGTGTGGTTCCAAGAGCAATTTCTTCTTGCCTCCAGTAGAAGGCACCGACTCTCCGAGACATCCAGCGGCGTCACAACATCGTCACCAGATGCATTATCCAAGGGGTAGCCCACACCCAAGGCCAAGGTGtgttctattcatttttactcAAGATTGTAAACTCAcataatttaattatacatgtactaGAAAAGCTATGCCAAACAGTGACTCAAAGGTGATACCATCCCTGTGTTTTTGCAGAGGTATGGATGGCTCCCGGAGTCATACTCCTGATCCTCTGTCACCAGAGACAGGTGGCGGTTCTCCAGCGCAAGCGCCTCAACGCAATAATCAAGGCCAGGTTGGAGCTAGTCCGACTATGCAACAGCGAATCAAAGCAATCGGAGTACCAACACCACTCGCGATTTCCAGTCCTATTCGCAGGTATATTTTGAAATACTTTTAACAAGCATTGATACTGTACAAAACTCCCGAATCGCGGAGAAATAAATTTGGCTATTTGAtttcccttcatttttcagtcattgaaaaattctatgaATGCGCAAGAAATTTTGCTTCACTAAAACAATCTTTCTATCCACACATATTTTCTTCACAGCTTTTTATGTATTATGTCTACAACTGTTATCTAACATTTAAGAGACAGATAGTCGAGATTGTATCACACAATGCTTTGTGCGGCAATTGGATTAGTTAGAGACAAAACAAACTGTTACGTTCAATTGTATTCTCTATTTATCTACAAGACTTTTGATCTCAAAGAGAAACCATGAAAGCAAAATACGAATAAGAGCTGCCATGAACGTTGGCGTAACAAACTGAGCCAAAATACAAAGAGCGATGGCATACCTCCAATTCTTTCTATTCCGTTCAACCAATGGTCTATTCCGGTATATTCTAAATACACATCAAATTCTAGTGAACGAAGCCTTAATAGAGAAACAGTCTGAAAAATGAACATATCTTAGCGGATTAGTCTGCTGCATGTATAAGAACCAGGTACATAGATatggtattatatacatatacatagataaGTTTGTGTCCCACCGCAGGGGGTGGTAACTGCAAGGAGGTGCTCTGGCGTCGTATTGCGACCTACTGCAGGTAAACACGAACTTGATCCTATGAGGACCTACTGTAGTTTATAATTCCGCTTTCTTGTACACACCTAGGTATTGCTATGTATTTTAAGTTCCTTCTATAGTTGCTAAATTTTTTAACAGGAATGACGCGCTGCTCCTGTATGTCTCGCCAGAGCCGTATTTGTGTGGCTGCAATGCTCAGCACTCGCATATCCGTTGGTTCACTGTATGATGCTATGTTAATACATCGTGACGTTAGCTCACGTACTCTATACAAAACTAAATCCGTGACTAAAATGTCTCTGTTACAGATCGAATCCAGGTACGCCGACACAGGTACGCAGACCAGATTTTATTGGTGTTGCTGAAGCTCCAACTTACTACGATAGACAGCAGAGCCTCCATGGTCCCCAGGGTAACAACAGTGCCAATGCCACGGCAACATATAGTCCACAACGGCGTTTTCTTTCCGAAGGAGAACTTGTTCGCCAAGGAAGCGATCTACCATATGCGAGGGCAACAAATACTGTTGACAATATACGCGAATTAGCCAGCTCTCCACAGCGGGGTGTTTACATGTGGAAAGACACCTCGCCAGGCAGCTATCCGGTACCAGTCGGTATGCCTGTCCATCAGTCCCCGTCTCaacgaccaccaccaccttacgattattatcgttCAAATCCTACTAGTCCAACGCAGCAGCCTTACGCAAATGCTCCCAGGGCGGCGTATCACCCCGCAATACGAGGGGGTGTCCCAGTCTTCCCACCTCATCAGCCCCACCAATCGCCCCAAGTCAAAAGAAAAACCATGGCCACTCCAACTACTCCGACTGCAGGTGATGGTCGACGTAGACCCATGTCGTTTGTCCGGGCCTTAGAAATGACCGATTCAATGGAAATGGTATCTGCTCCAGGTGAATCGAGATCCCAGAGACCAACGACTCCAACGCCAGATCGGGCAAGTGTTTACGACATGAACTATGAAATATCGGTATAGCCCAAAGCTTCTATCTCCATTCCATCATGCGTTTGGATGGAGGGAAGTAAAAAGCCACTGGCCATATTTCGATTAGTCGATTCAAAAGACGCCAGCTTATCCTGGCACGGGTTGTGAagcatttgaaatatttcttcggatctatttgtaaatttttgttgAATCCCGACTTCCtcataagaaaaaaacgaagtcaAACATTTCAATACAACTGACTAACACCTGGGAGATGGCCAAATTTTTCCGTACGTCATGTGTACTCGATAATTTTGGAAGGTATTCACTTTTACTAACTGGTATTCATTACCATCGATTTAAAACCATTTAAATTTAGTGTCTGTTGAGATCAGTTTACACTTTTGTACAGTGTTATCATGACTGAGTGAAAACTACGCGAGACATGGATGTtatgattcaattttgatGTGGAACTCAGCGGTTATGGGGTTGAGATAGGCTCCTTTGGATAATATGTGTCCCTGTCCGTTAACAACGTTACTTAATTAACTCAAGTCATGGTAAGAAATAGAATAACAAATTCATACGTGTAAAATAACCGTGAAATGTGTAgcaaatttttaatatacatatttaaaaatatttatacacaaatGATGAATACAAgactttttaatttgttttctgttACAACCGTTGTATCATTATGACAATGTACCCGtttatatgcatacgtattaTAATTCGTTCTATTTGTTTCACTACAATTCCCttataagtatacctataaatgAAAGTACAATGCCTGATTAATAtcatatacagagcggacaacgtgaaattgcgcaccccatttgcacatgcgcgatcgtcggcatttgtttcgcagaatgtccaacaacactccgctttcagatttagctgtcaaatacaaggacctaacctgaactttccgatgagtgtatttccgtcgacatttaattaatctctcattcaattgatcgattttatttgatgctatgccaccctacttatctgtgtctggttttgtgtcgcattattcacctgacacaacatacctcagtcatatttGAATACGGcaatctcagctgtattggtgatcgacaatttgacagctacagctgaaatctgaggctgttggtacaacacgctagcagatgataaattcgactgtcgttttgattcacgcttgcgcacaaaatctgggtgcgcaatttcacgttgtccgctctgtatattaATCGTGGATCGTGTTGCCCGTTGATAAACGGCATTCAATTCATCAGTATTTCTACATCACCAgttgacgaacaaaaaaaagaaccgtaCTTCCGCATGAAGAACAACTTGTAATATAAGCAttacacctatgtataacATGCGTACATACTTATGTAACATACCTACATGTATCCAGGTTCTATTTATAGGATAGTTACATCTTCAACTCTAAGATTCAACGTGTGattgaaaatgttaaaaatttatcgtctaTATTGTACAGAACTGACAGAACTGACGAAACTACTATAAAATCCGAATTATTTACTATTTTGGACAGATGTGAGCAACCATTATTATTCGCAATCAAATATTTGTTTCCATATCGTCTATGCGTTTATTCATGACATCAGTATCATCATTTCTATCATTGTTGACtaaactattttcatttttacgtacttatgagttattatttttgcttctcttttttttctacttcataGTTGCGACCTTAGTTATGAGTATATAGTATCAGAGTATTTGTTTCAAATCGATGCCTTGTAATTATTCAGTCGACTATTTGCGAACAATTCTTGTAtaaacatatacctatgtattaaaAGAATAATTTGATATAAACCGATACATCGACTCGCGTTTTACTGCCGGTATGTGCATAgttgaaaatcaatcaaagCTTTCCCGGACCGATTTTGTAGCTGTCATCCTCTGTGTCAATCAAGCAAGAATGATTAACTTGTGGGACTCTCACATGAGATTTGACGGTaaacaaaaaggaaagttgagtaattcaagaaaattataacgaagGGTGCAAAATTACAACTGACAGTTGtcatgtataaaaattcatattcatttatattataatggatacaattaaattattatttgattaaaATAAAGATAACTGTGTGAATTGAATGTGCAACTTATAAATTATGGATAAACCGTAGGTGATGAACAATCACTATTCAGCCAGCATGTCCACACTGAGACAGTCCTCACCCATATTGCTCGGAGAAGTCTCTAGTTCCCCAACCTCATTGGATTCActacaaaaaattgatgaactCTCAAAATGGCTCTGAtgaaattcgaagaaattcaTGGTACTGCTACATCGTTTAAAGGTAGGTATTTGAAGAAGTGCAAACTTGTATGGCGGTGGAACTATGCAGAAGTATGATTATCACCTGTCCAATGAAGGGTCGTTACTGAACATTTCTGTGGGTACAGTGGGTGGTGCCTTTTCTGGGACTAATTCCAGGTATGTCTGACGGGATTCCAAGTGCCTCTCGACCTCTTCTGGTGTCATATGGCCATCAGACATCAGAGATACGGGTAGCATATTATGAGCTGAATGTACCTGTGAGATGATAAAGAAAGTTAATATTGTTGAGGACATTCATATACCAGTCATGGAAATAGTGTCTTCAGACTAACCGAAGGTACATTTTGCACTTTGGGTACTTTTGGTactgatttcttctttttgctaGTATTGAGTGGCTTCACTGGTCCAGATTGATGATGAGATGAATGATTGTTAACATTgggctcaattttttttctgaaaaccaGATACTTATGTCATCAGAGAATTGGAACGTGATGTTAGATCATTAATGCGCCAGCTAATTCTGAGCAAGATATACTGTAGTAACAAAGTAGTTGCTGGAATTGAAACTACCTTTTAGAACTATCTAGCCTAGAAGCTTCATCATCGGATGACTCGGTTTCATCACTTTCACTGAAAGATGCGTCAACTTTTTCATATTGCAGTAGTCGATCAAGCAAGAAGCTCTTATCCCTATTCACCTTCAGCAATTTTCTCTGCGTGGATCTTAGGGCTTCTTGGAAGCATTCATTTTCCTGATAGAAAACAAATTGTTATTGTATGcgcaatataaaataatatcaagcTTTGTAGTTTTACAGATCTATTGCTTACATAGATGAGAAACTTGAGCTTGCGCTTGAGGCTTCTGTACTGAGCTTTATAATTTGGAGCCTCTTCCTCTGGGCTGtcttcatcatcatcctcTGCATCTGCGTTGTTGTTTGCGATGGATCGGCAATACCATCCTTCCAACATTGATCATCTGTAACTGCATCAATAACATCCAGTTAGACAAAACTTACGATGAAACAATGACGTTAAGGAATGGTAATAGATACTATCATTATTCGCGAATACCATAATTATTGAAGTTT from Athalia rosae chromosome 1, iyAthRosa1.1, whole genome shotgun sequence carries:
- the LOC105685969 gene encoding tRNA (uracil-5-)-methyltransferase homolog A, with product MEARNTAGSTRTVSNVGGDKNPYAYLDRADFTSEKFKIEVRGLPKYYGISELKRLFVEKLNLKLSKVKPPRKGSGWVYVCFRTEEDRTRAISAINGISWKNSTLRAQAAKPAPDPFIKRKLERLEVDGDAKKKKVQELDLPILPAEKIKSITTPLWDMPYDDQLKLKENDIKSILIKLGQQIAKENNDLAKWIETQKKVHDGLLCDLQPILRAERINGYRNKCEFTIGKCETNGAVTVGFRLSSYAAGCTAVGPIDELQHIPQRMIDAVKVFEKFIRRSNLEVFDPVNQSGCWRQVIARTSRSDQLMLIVAIHPQNQTEEQLNELKANIKDFFESDEGTLARVTSLYFQIITRRDVGGEGGMVLNHLSGTEYIEETLLGMTFRVSPKAFFQVNTLGAEVLYKAAIDLAQPTMDTTVLDICCGTGTIGISFAKYCGEVLGLELIEEAIKDAKQNVLTNGVTNCEFFVGKAEDILSPVIQRATKPDLVAIVDPPRAGLHQRALVTLRKTKKLNKLVYISCDPKAALKNLVDLARPTSKQYQGDPLVPIKAVPVDMFPYTKHCELVIYMERLSKAGAAGDS
- the LOC105685991 gene encoding uncharacterized protein LOC105685991 isoform X1, with translation MNDEKVVLLNGDEFDSNDKFIWERRMTLALIHEYKRFEPSFKDPSVKKKLVWKNIAACLHAQGYSNVTDDACDKKWRNLKKTFKDIYTGQRRKNNGKWAYYDVLEEVFGKDPKIINAVVSEHNTSDILPALSKHPVIHKYKTPDGQNVHVEVVDVGETSHILDGQKTCGLTNVLEYTDDEESPVETTYEEYNEGDTVESGIDQIHEPPPWFAQFLNEYRDNEERRLEMLQNMHDDILALENRKVFLLEQLLNKFDSSTKTISPVSPTYIPSSGTTFKG
- the LOC105685991 gene encoding uncharacterized protein LOC105685991 isoform X2, which gives rise to MTLALIHEYKRFEPSFKDPSVKKKLVWKNIAACLHAQGYSNVTDDACDKKWRNLKKTFKDIYTGQRRKNNGKWAYYDVLEEVFGKDPKIINAVVSEHNTSDILPALSKHPVIHKYKTPDGQNVHVEVVDVGETSHILDGQKTCGLTNVLEYTDDEESPVETTYEEYNEGDTVESGIDQIHEPPPWFAQFLNEYRDNEERRLEMLQNMHDDILALENRKVFLLEQLLNKFDSSTKTISPVSPTYIPSSGTTFKG
- the LOC105686093 gene encoding palmitoyltransferase ZDHHC8, which produces MRPCFLVAEIFPINNLELRISTKGAYRMPKCDVKTRYLPATFAWTLLLSTTTLFFYFPCQYYIFRYPWVPALQGVITFFVLANFTLATFMDPGVIPKAPPDEDREDDLRAPLYKNVEINGITVRMKWCVTCKFYRPPRCSHCSVCNHCIETFDHHCPWVNNCIGRRNYRFFFFFLMSLSFHMLSIFGLCLYFVLKHKQKLAEVDTIVAMVLMGVVTLLFIPIFGLTGFHIVLVSRGRTTNEQVTGKFKGGYNPFSRGFLHNCCYTQFGPQYPSLIKPEKYSGKRRGACTSEISTIGSENQVKTYMDSSNGVRNASSNAYNKLSPGRDGSDTDMEPTASQSADCEPTPPLQRCGSKSNFFLPPVEGTDSPRHPAASQHRHQMHYPRGSPHPRPRGMDGSRSHTPDPLSPETGGGSPAQAPQRNNQGQVGASPTMQQRIKAIGVPTPLAISSPIRRSNPGTPTQVRRPDFIGVAEAPTYYDRQQSLHGPQGNNSANATATYSPQRRFLSEGELVRQGSDLPYARATNTVDNIRELASSPQRGVYMWKDTSPGSYPVPVGMPVHQSPSQRPPPPYDYYRSNPTSPTQQPYANAPRAAYHPAIRGGVPVFPPHQPHQSPQVKRKTMATPTTPTAGDGRRRPMSFVRALEMTDSMEMVSAPGESRSQRPTTPTPDRASVYDMNYEISV
- the LOC105686094 gene encoding INO80 complex subunit E — encoded protein: MLEGWYCRSIANNNADAEDDDEDSPEEEAPNYKAQYRSLKRKLKFLIYENECFQEALRSTQRKLLKVNRDKSFLLDRLLQYEKVDASFSESDETESSDDEASRLDSSKRKKIEPNVNNHSSHHQSGPVKPLNTSKKKKSVPKVPKVQNVPSVHSAHNMLPVSLMSDGHMTPEEVERHLESRQTYLELVPEKAPPTVPTEMFSNDPSLDSESNEVGELETSPSNMGEDCLSVDMLAE